The following coding sequences lie in one Phaenicophaeus curvirostris isolate KB17595 chromosome 5, BPBGC_Pcur_1.0, whole genome shotgun sequence genomic window:
- the WDR89 gene encoding WD repeat-containing protein 89 isoform X3 has translation MAPWSRLARLAARLRDPRSVAAFQRLCGVEGPAEQNGGPPGGRGHPAGKGSVPGGPRWRRRPRRNSLTEEDGSQEFSTRSRFLYYLFSLGTELGNELFYILFFPFCIWNLDAWLGRRLIIIWVGVMYLGQCTKDVIRWPRPASPPVVKLEVFYNSEYSMPSTHAMSGTAIPLALLLLSYGRWQYPLMFGLILAFCWCSLVCCSRIYMGMHSILDVIAGFLYAILILVVFHPLVDQIDNFNLTYKYAPLIIISLHLALGIFSFTLDTWSTSRGDTAQILGCGAGVACGSHVNYIMGLNLDPPPETLPLSLSSLTVTVFGKAILRLLIGVIVLLLTKVAMKKATIPLACKIFRIPHDDVRKARQRMEVELPYRYITYGMVGFSLMFVVPCLFHFIGLS, from the exons atGGCCCCGTGGAGCCGCCTGGCCCGCCTGGCCGCCCGGCTGCGGGACCCGCGCAGCGTGGCCGCCTTCCAGCGGCTCTGCGGGGTGGAGGGTCCCGCGGAGCAGAACGGCGGCCCCCCGGGAGGGCGGGGGCACCCCGCCGGGAAGGGCTCGGTGCCGGGGGGGCCGCGGTGGCGGAGGAGGCCCCGCCGCAACTCCCTGACGGAGGAGGACGGCAGCCAGGAGTTCTCCACCCGCAGCCGTTTCCTCTACTACCTCTTCAGCTTGGGCACGGAGCTGGGCAACGAGCTGTTCTACAtcctcttcttccctttctgcaTCTGGAATTTGGACGCGTGGCTGGGCCGGAGGCTGATCATCATCTGGGTGGGGGTGATGTACCTGGGGCAGTGCACCAAGGACGTGATCCGCTGGCCGCGGCCCGCCTCGCCCCCCGTGGTCAAGCTGGAAGTCTTCTACAACTCCGAGTACAGCATGCCCTCCACCCACGCCATGTCGGGCACCGCCATCCCCCTGGCGCTCCTGCTGCTCAGCTACGGCCGCTGGCAG TATCCCCTTATGTTTGGACTGATCCTTGCATTCTGCTGGTGTTCTTTGGTTTGCTGTAGTCGAATTTATATGGGAATGCATTCAATTTTG GATGTTATTGCTGGATTTCTGTATGCTATTCTTATCCTGGTTGTCTTCCATCCACTTGTGGACCAGATTGATAACTTCAACTTAACTTACAAATATGCACCTTTAATTATCATCAGTCTTCATTTAGCCCTGGGCATCTTCTCTTTTACTCTAGACACCTGGAGCACATCGCGAGGGGACACAGCTCAGATCTTGGGCTGCGGTGCTGGGGTAGCCTGTGGCTCTCATGTTAACTACATAATGGGTCTGAACCTGGATCCTCCTCCCGAGACGTTACCTTTatctctttcctctctcactGTGACTGTGTTTGGAAAAGCCATATTGCGGTTGTTGATTGGAGTAATAGTTCTGCTGTTAACAAAAGTAGCGATGAAAAAAGCCACTATTCCACTGGCATGTAAAATATTTCGCATACCGCATGATGATGTCCGGAAAGCAAGACAGCGCATGGAAGTTGAGCTTCCCTATCGTTATATTACATATGGAATGGTTGGGTTCTCCCTAATGTTTGTTGTTCCTTGCCTCTTCCATTTTATTGGTCTGTCTTGA